A genomic window from Erythrobacter sp. BLCC-B19 includes:
- a CDS encoding glycosyltransferase family 2 protein, whose protein sequence is MLDENSNAPAPHVSIMVVAYNSAAIIAACLRSIAHACTRHTYEVLLVDNGDGSTEAFVKANFPDVRIAPSRGNVGFAGGNNILAEHARGAYLLLLNPDVELKPGAVDLLLDAASAYPEAAAWGGVTLDRNDRPDLGNTVHVPSLAEMASRTIGTSSAARSEIEGVDTDTKVGVLSGSFVMFSRAAWDEVGGLDDRYFLYCEEVDLFYRLAQRGYSFWRIGQARAYHDIGHGEALNAKRMLYRAAGNMQFARSHWSKPRQFLAFLFTWIGAWQRLIAGRLLGRWRPRIALVGESHRDIALRPGYWGYGYDPVRGLLAKLPR, encoded by the coding sequence ATGCTAGACGAAAATTCGAACGCACCTGCGCCCCATGTCAGCATCATGGTGGTGGCCTATAATTCGGCGGCCATCATCGCTGCCTGCCTTCGTTCGATCGCCCACGCCTGTACGCGCCACACTTATGAGGTTCTGCTGGTCGACAATGGCGACGGTTCGACCGAGGCTTTCGTGAAGGCGAACTTTCCCGATGTCCGGATTGCCCCGAGCCGTGGCAATGTCGGGTTTGCGGGCGGCAACAACATTCTGGCAGAGCACGCCCGCGGAGCGTATCTCCTGCTCCTCAACCCGGATGTCGAACTGAAGCCGGGCGCTGTCGACCTCCTCCTTGATGCGGCATCGGCGTATCCAGAGGCGGCGGCTTGGGGCGGCGTCACGCTTGATCGGAACGACCGCCCCGATCTCGGCAACACTGTCCACGTGCCATCACTTGCCGAAATGGCCAGCCGGACGATCGGCACATCCAGTGCGGCGCGCAGTGAAATCGAAGGTGTCGATACAGACACGAAAGTGGGCGTGCTGAGCGGCAGTTTCGTGATGTTCTCACGCGCCGCATGGGACGAAGTCGGCGGGCTTGATGATCGCTATTTCCTCTACTGCGAGGAAGTGGATCTGTTCTACCGGCTGGCACAGCGCGGCTATTCGTTCTGGAGGATCGGACAGGCGCGGGCCTATCATGACATCGGTCATGGCGAGGCGCTTAACGCAAAGCGGATGCTCTACCGTGCTGCAGGGAATATGCAGTTTGCGCGCTCGCACTGGAGCAAGCCTCGTCAGTTCCTTGCCTTCCTGTTCACTTGGATCGGAGCGTGGCAAAGGCTTATCGCAGGCCGCCTGCTCGGGCGCTGGAGACCGCGGATTGCGCTCGTCGGCGAGAGTCACCGGGACATTGCTCTGCGCCCCGGATACTGGGGGTATGGTTATGATCCAGTGCGCGGATTGCTCGCCAAACTCCCGCGCTGA
- a CDS encoding glycosyltransferase, with the protein MLETAPFTVIIPAHNEEAVIARCLKNIFDQAPPGALQVIVAANGCTDRTVEIAREAAPEALVLDLPVGSKTAAINAANLRADHFPRIYVDADVECGYHTLVALAEALAEPGVMTAAPAIRMDLSRCNFLMKAYYRAWSLQPYARAGKGGAGCYGLSAAALAAVGEFPPIIGDDIWIHTRFPDEQKRFLARDRHGQPVFSVVYPPRTAREQVRVEARRQNGNAEVKRLYPSPYFANANNGGGLSAALRSGAGPIDLLIFFAIKFAARTLARWNRQRGRGSTWTRDLSTREA; encoded by the coding sequence ATGTTGGAAACGGCACCCTTCACGGTCATCATTCCTGCGCACAACGAAGAAGCAGTGATCGCCCGCTGCCTCAAGAATATCTTCGATCAAGCCCCGCCGGGCGCGCTGCAGGTGATCGTTGCTGCCAATGGCTGCACCGATCGAACCGTTGAAATTGCCCGTGAAGCGGCACCCGAGGCGCTGGTTCTCGATCTGCCGGTCGGTTCGAAAACGGCGGCCATCAATGCCGCTAATCTACGGGCTGACCACTTCCCCCGAATCTATGTCGATGCAGATGTCGAATGCGGATACCACACGCTCGTGGCACTTGCGGAGGCACTCGCCGAACCGGGCGTGATGACGGCTGCGCCTGCGATCCGAATGGATCTTTCGAGGTGCAACTTTCTGATGAAGGCCTATTACCGCGCGTGGTCTCTCCAGCCCTATGCACGCGCGGGCAAAGGCGGGGCGGGTTGCTACGGATTGTCGGCTGCGGCTCTCGCGGCCGTTGGAGAATTTCCGCCAATCATTGGTGATGACATCTGGATCCACACGCGTTTCCCCGACGAACAAAAGCGTTTTCTCGCTAGGGACAGACATGGGCAGCCGGTCTTTTCGGTCGTCTATCCTCCGCGCACCGCCCGCGAGCAGGTGCGGGTCGAGGCGCGACGACAAAACGGGAATGCCGAGGTCAAGCGGCTCTATCCCAGCCCTTACTTCGCCAATGCCAACAATGGCGGTGGACTATCTGCTGCCCTGCGCAGCGGAGCAGGACCGATCGACCTGCTGATCTTTTTCGCGATAAAGTTTGCCGCGCGCACTCTTGCCCGGTGGAACCGTCAACGGGGGCGCGGGTCTACCTGGACTCGCGATCTATCGACCCGCGAGGCATGA
- a CDS encoding spike base protein, RCAP_Rcc01079 family, which produces MADKFQGYSASMLTPSENAYPVVPDDVQPLAFVPKYLYIGTAGNVALRTTDSAADVVFKNVPAGAYLFVRASHVRANGTTASSIIACA; this is translated from the coding sequence ATGGCTGACAAGTTTCAGGGATATTCGGCAAGTATGCTCACGCCGAGCGAGAACGCCTATCCCGTCGTGCCCGACGACGTTCAGCCGCTCGCCTTCGTGCCGAAATATCTCTATATCGGCACCGCCGGTAACGTGGCGCTCCGCACCACCGATAGTGCGGCGGACGTCGTCTTCAAGAACGTGCCCGCCGGAGCCTACCTTTTCGTCAGGGCCAGCCACGTCCGCGCGAACGGCACCACTGCTTCTTCGATCATTGCCTGCGCCTGA
- a CDS encoding O-antigen ligase family protein, whose product MRVRAAANDDSMKRVSIAAVVLYLLLVPQQFNFDVAGILMSPYRIALLVLSIYIASSALKSKVRFAWPDLLVVLAIAWITLASYVTSQSLADTLVQGGSHLVDIGLAYFLARTTIQTPDDLRKFLILVAPGIIFTGVIVAAEAISHRPIIHPLASALTGKFGGPGRWDVRMGFMRGVASLPHPILTGIFLASFLPLYMFAGLRGWPKAFSLIASLLGAFTMSSAAMLGLVVGALLCGYNWLVERVANLTWKQFVGAITMLYVMVESSSNSGFYNLLVRYASLNSVSAYNRVLIWKYGSQNVADNPWFGIGYANWDRPDWMHSDSFDWFWLILALRFGIPVAILALGATLMGVVAVALRSSRMPPRDRRLLIGVAISVAVFALGLNSVSLWMASLAWFFMLLGLTVTLGFQAAPAPVPMRPMPVPAPMPGQDRPGTHSRPSIAR is encoded by the coding sequence ATGCGGGTGCGGGCTGCCGCAAATGATGACAGCATGAAGCGGGTCTCGATCGCGGCTGTGGTGCTCTATCTTCTGTTGGTGCCGCAGCAGTTCAATTTCGACGTGGCCGGCATTCTGATGTCGCCATATCGGATCGCCTTGCTGGTACTTAGCATTTACATCGCTTCGAGCGCTCTCAAGTCGAAGGTGAGGTTCGCATGGCCAGACCTCCTTGTGGTGCTGGCGATCGCCTGGATCACGCTGGCCTCCTACGTAACCAGCCAATCGCTCGCAGACACTCTGGTCCAAGGCGGCTCGCACCTCGTGGACATCGGGCTTGCCTATTTCCTTGCGCGCACAACGATTCAGACCCCGGATGATCTCAGAAAGTTCCTGATTCTTGTCGCACCGGGAATCATATTCACCGGGGTGATTGTCGCGGCAGAGGCGATCAGTCATCGGCCGATCATCCATCCCTTGGCGTCTGCCCTTACCGGCAAATTTGGCGGCCCCGGTCGTTGGGACGTCAGAATGGGGTTCATGCGCGGCGTCGCGTCGCTACCTCACCCGATCTTGACCGGCATTTTCCTTGCCAGCTTTCTGCCGCTCTACATGTTTGCCGGACTTCGAGGTTGGCCAAAGGCATTCTCGCTGATCGCCTCACTTCTGGGCGCTTTCACCATGAGCTCGGCGGCGATGCTCGGACTTGTGGTTGGCGCGCTGCTGTGTGGCTATAACTGGCTGGTGGAGCGGGTTGCCAACCTCACGTGGAAGCAGTTCGTCGGTGCGATCACGATGTTGTACGTCATGGTCGAGAGCTCGAGTAATTCCGGCTTTTACAACCTGTTGGTTCGGTACGCCTCGCTGAACTCCGTGTCGGCCTACAATCGTGTGCTTATCTGGAAGTACGGCTCGCAGAACGTTGCCGACAACCCCTGGTTCGGGATCGGTTATGCGAACTGGGACAGGCCAGATTGGATGCATTCGGATTCGTTTGACTGGTTTTGGCTCATCCTGGCTCTGCGATTCGGAATTCCGGTGGCGATCCTGGCGCTCGGGGCGACGCTGATGGGTGTTGTTGCGGTTGCCTTGCGTTCGTCGCGTATGCCGCCGAGGGACCGACGTCTCCTCATTGGTGTGGCGATTTCGGTCGCGGTCTTTGCGCTCGGCCTGAATTCGGTTTCCCTGTGGATGGCCAGCCTTGCATGGTTCTTCATGCTGCTCGGCCTGACGGTCACCCTTGGTTTCCAGGCTGCGCCTGCGCCTGTTCCCATGCGTCCGATGCCGGTGCCTGCACCGATGCCGGGGCAAGACCGCCCGGGCACACACAGCCGACCGTCAATCGCCCGTTAG